The Pseudobythopirellula maris genome has a window encoding:
- the rsmA gene encoding 16S rRNA (adenine(1518)-N(6)/adenine(1519)-N(6))-dimethyltransferase RsmA, whose translation MPPPLQTKSFLMQKLREIGVEPASRHGQNFLIDMNLVRMIISSADLGPQDVVLEIGTGTGSLTTLMAPEAGRVVTVEIDGHLYELASEQLLRFGNVTQLRCDALKNKNRFAPEVMDAVGDALADLPDSRLKLVANLPYNVATPILSNLLLCEHTPHTMVATIQKELADRLVAKPWSKDYGALSVWMQAQCTTEVVREMSPKVFWPMPKVTSAIVRIIVDPERRAAIPDLKFFHQWIKAIFLHRRKFLRANVVSALKQHATKEQVDVLLDEMEFAPDTRTEQLDIPTLLRFTEKVRALAPDWGL comes from the coding sequence GTGCCACCTCCGCTTCAGACCAAGTCGTTCCTCATGCAGAAGCTCCGCGAAATCGGCGTTGAGCCGGCTTCGCGCCATGGGCAGAACTTCTTGATCGACATGAACCTGGTGCGGATGATCATCAGTTCGGCCGACCTGGGACCCCAAGACGTGGTGCTCGAGATCGGCACCGGCACCGGGTCGCTCACCACGCTGATGGCCCCCGAGGCGGGCCGCGTGGTGACGGTCGAGATCGACGGCCACCTGTACGAGCTCGCCAGCGAGCAGCTGCTGCGGTTCGGCAACGTCACGCAGCTGCGCTGCGACGCGCTGAAGAACAAGAACCGCTTCGCGCCAGAGGTGATGGACGCCGTGGGCGACGCCCTGGCCGACCTGCCCGACTCGCGGCTCAAGCTCGTGGCCAACCTGCCGTACAACGTGGCGACGCCGATCCTCTCGAACCTGCTGCTGTGCGAGCACACGCCGCACACGATGGTCGCGACGATCCAGAAAGAGCTGGCCGACCGGCTCGTGGCCAAGCCGTGGAGCAAGGACTACGGCGCGCTGAGCGTGTGGATGCAGGCGCAGTGCACGACCGAGGTCGTGCGCGAGATGTCGCCCAAGGTCTTCTGGCCAATGCCCAAGGTCACCTCGGCGATCGTGCGGATCATCGTTGACCCGGAGCGGCGGGCGGCGATCCCCGACCTGAAGTTCTTCCACCAGTGGATCAAGGCGATCTTCCTGCACCGCCGCAAGTTCTTGCGTGCGAACGTCGTGTCCGCGCTCAAGCAGCACGCCACCAAGGAGCAGGTCGACGTGCTGCTCGACGAGATGGAGTTCGCCCCCGACACCCGCACCGAGCAGCTCGACATCCCCACGCTGCTGCGCTTCACCGAGAAGGTGCGGGCCCTGGCGCCCGACTGGGGGCTGTGA
- a CDS encoding class I SAM-dependent methyltransferase, giving the protein MQFTTAPPPAPSLSRWWRLCRQFPGVSTIRKLEYELLERLDLSGRVLDVGGGEKSLYIKRLPQGIDYSSVNIDPDAEPTWLVEPGDPLPIEDAAFDKCLSLNTLEHVFDPQQILEEMHRVLRPGGVVYITVPWMFRIHGHPDDFHRVTPSWWRQALAEIGYSRATVTPLIWGRAAMGLNMTGGGKLRRHAAHAWDSIGASLYFRRGVYDGQRGERICNIAEGHFISAIK; this is encoded by the coding sequence ATGCAGTTCACCACCGCCCCGCCGCCGGCTCCCTCGCTCAGCCGCTGGTGGCGTCTCTGCCGGCAGTTCCCCGGCGTCAGCACGATCCGCAAGCTCGAGTACGAGCTGCTCGAGCGGCTCGACCTGTCGGGGCGGGTGCTCGACGTCGGTGGGGGCGAGAAATCGCTCTACATCAAGCGGCTCCCGCAGGGCATCGACTACTCGTCCGTCAACATCGATCCCGACGCAGAGCCCACTTGGCTTGTCGAACCGGGAGACCCGCTCCCGATTGAAGACGCGGCGTTCGACAAGTGCCTCTCGCTCAACACGCTTGAACACGTCTTCGACCCGCAGCAGATCCTCGAGGAGATGCATCGCGTTCTGCGCCCCGGGGGCGTTGTCTACATCACCGTTCCCTGGATGTTCCGCATCCACGGCCACCCGGACGACTTCCACCGCGTGACGCCAAGCTGGTGGCGGCAGGCGCTGGCCGAGATCGGCTACAGCCGGGCGACCGTCACCCCGCTCATCTGGGGTCGGGCGGCGATGGGCCTGAACATGACCGGCGGCGGCAAGCTGCGGCGCCACGCGGCCCACGCGTGGGACTCGATCGGCGCGTCGCTCTACTTCCGTCGCGGGGTATACGACGGACAGCGCGGCGAGCGGATTTGCAACATCGCCGAAGGCCACTTTATCTCGGCGATCAAGTAG
- a CDS encoding purine-cytosine permease family protein: MADQASTSGESSGGEFEREPVPKSALLGDGKFWGMYAGEHCAGTEFMIGPLFLAAGASLQDVFVGLLLGNLLAVLTWRYLVAPIALSKRLTLYYQLERIAGGSLVKLYNVVNGVLFCFLAGAMITVSASAVGIPFNVFYEVPSETFGLGAPSFTLICVLVGVVITAVAAGGYERVARMANLAAPWMIVVFASCGVVSLGQMEVSGWGDLTQKWDEAIAFVQARNGENAFPFWQIVVFAWLCNGAMHFGMADLSIFRFAKNKSAGWAPAIGMFLGHYMAWIAAGLLLAASMRVSTDAYPLDAGVSVNPGLLTWDAIGWTGILCVVIAGWTTANPTIYRAGLAFQGVAPWMPRVLATIIAGAVATAAGIFPNLSAKLLDFVGTYGTVLGPMGAIIFVDFYLMKRFGLADEYAARAGSGINPAVLLAWGLPVLVALYLIYWQGLFAAYAVIPCWLTCGVLYLLISKFTQSKLPVDA, translated from the coding sequence ATGGCGGACCAAGCTTCCACAAGCGGCGAATCCTCGGGCGGTGAGTTCGAACGCGAGCCCGTGCCCAAGAGCGCCCTGCTGGGCGACGGCAAGTTCTGGGGCATGTACGCCGGCGAGCACTGCGCGGGGACCGAGTTCATGATCGGCCCGCTGTTCCTGGCGGCCGGGGCGAGCCTGCAAGACGTGTTTGTCGGCCTGCTGCTGGGCAACCTGCTGGCGGTGCTCACCTGGCGCTACCTGGTGGCCCCGATCGCGCTGAGCAAGCGGCTCACCCTCTACTACCAGCTCGAGCGGATCGCCGGCGGCTCGCTCGTGAAGCTTTACAACGTCGTGAACGGCGTGCTGTTCTGCTTCTTGGCGGGAGCGATGATTACGGTCTCGGCCAGCGCGGTGGGCATCCCGTTCAACGTCTTCTACGAGGTCCCCAGCGAGACGTTTGGGCTCGGCGCCCCGTCGTTCACGCTGATCTGCGTGCTGGTCGGCGTGGTGATCACGGCCGTGGCGGCCGGCGGCTACGAGCGGGTCGCCCGCATGGCCAACCTCGCCGCGCCGTGGATGATCGTCGTGTTCGCCTCCTGCGGCGTCGTGTCGCTCGGCCAGATGGAGGTGAGCGGCTGGGGCGACCTGACGCAGAAGTGGGACGAGGCGATCGCGTTCGTCCAGGCGCGCAACGGCGAGAACGCCTTCCCGTTTTGGCAGATCGTCGTGTTCGCCTGGCTCTGCAACGGGGCGATGCACTTCGGCATGGCCGACCTGTCGATCTTCCGCTTCGCCAAGAACAAGTCGGCCGGCTGGGCGCCGGCGATCGGCATGTTCCTCGGCCACTACATGGCCTGGATCGCCGCCGGGCTGCTGCTGGCCGCCTCGATGCGGGTGTCGACCGACGCCTACCCGCTCGACGCCGGCGTGTCGGTCAATCCCGGCCTGCTCACCTGGGACGCGATCGGCTGGACCGGCATCCTGTGCGTGGTGATCGCCGGCTGGACGACGGCCAACCCGACGATTTACCGCGCCGGATTGGCTTTCCAGGGCGTGGCGCCATGGATGCCGCGTGTCTTGGCCACGATCATTGCCGGCGCGGTGGCCACCGCGGCGGGGATCTTCCCCAACCTGTCGGCGAAGCTGCTCGATTTTGTCGGCACCTACGGCACGGTCCTCGGCCCGATGGGCGCCATCATCTTCGTCGACTTCTACCTGATGAAGCGTTTCGGGCTGGCCGACGAATACGCCGCCCGTGCCGGATCGGGCATCAACCCCGCGGTCCTTCTCGCTTGGGGCCTGCCGGTGCTTGTAGCGCTTTACCTGATCTACTGGCAGGGGCTGTTCGCCGCCTACGCGGTCATTCCGTGCTGGCTGACCTGCGGGGTGCTCTACCTGCTGATCAGCAAGTTCACGCAGTCCAAGCTGCCGGTCGACGCTTGA
- a CDS encoding glycosyltransferase family 2 protein, which translates to MPPEARLPVSAFIICKDEEQYLGNCIESLSDCAEIVIVDSGSTDGTAELVKSYAAAGWPIRFVYEPWRGYAAQKQFALEQCTQPWLLSIDSDERLDEELRDELPRLLGAPDSVAGYRFARRPYLIGFGYTPKSVRERKILRLIRKDRGAFDLTLRVHEGILADGDVLDCEPGSLLHYRPLPVEEQILKENSYSTLKADMLLERGAQARFAKFFLNPPLYFLRLYVRNGLWRCGFPGLIQALTGSVYSFLTEAKIYQRHALKRRPSHDDMEGAPPRTLPIASAPAEPLKKVA; encoded by the coding sequence ATGCCTCCCGAAGCCCGACTGCCCGTCTCAGCGTTCATCATCTGCAAGGACGAGGAACAGTACCTCGGCAATTGCATCGAGAGCCTGTCCGACTGCGCGGAGATTGTGATCGTCGATTCTGGGTCGACCGACGGCACCGCCGAGCTGGTGAAGAGCTACGCCGCGGCCGGCTGGCCGATACGGTTCGTCTACGAGCCGTGGCGTGGCTACGCCGCCCAGAAGCAGTTCGCTCTGGAGCAGTGCACGCAGCCTTGGCTGCTGAGCATCGACTCGGACGAACGGCTCGACGAGGAGCTGCGCGACGAGCTGCCGCGGCTGCTCGGGGCGCCCGACTCGGTCGCCGGCTACCGCTTCGCCCGCCGCCCCTACCTGATCGGGTTCGGCTACACACCCAAGAGCGTGCGTGAGCGCAAGATCTTGCGGCTCATCCGCAAGGACCGCGGAGCTTTCGACCTCACGCTCAGAGTCCACGAAGGGATCTTGGCCGATGGCGACGTGCTCGACTGCGAGCCGGGCAGCCTGCTGCACTACCGCCCGCTGCCGGTCGAGGAGCAGATCCTCAAGGAGAACAGCTACTCGACGCTCAAGGCCGACATGCTGCTGGAGCGCGGCGCCCAAGCGCGCTTCGCGAAGTTCTTCCTCAACCCGCCGCTCTACTTCCTGCGGCTCTACGTCCGCAACGGGCTGTGGCGGTGCGGGTTCCCCGGCCTGATTCAGGCGCTCACCGGATCGGTCTACTCGTTCCTGACCGAAGCGAAGATCTACCAACGCCACGCCCTGAAGCGGCGGCCCTCGCACGACGACATGGAGGGCGCCCCGCCCCGAACGCTTCCGATCGCGTCGGCCCCGGCCGAGCCGCTCAAGAAGGTCGCCTAG
- a CDS encoding glycosyltransferase — translation MKVLHYHFGKEGGAEAFFCHLVRGLADSGVEQKVVIRPGRSWRDKVAGSAEILAESNFRNLSLDRWTVPRRIQRVIRDWRPDAVLAWMARAGHLLPVDAGGALRLGRLGDYPDRLTQFERADKLICNAPGIIDRVRDLGWTKPVELVTNFTSTERVDPIDRAELDTPAGAPVVCSVGRLVPRKGFHWLIEAIAHVPEAFLWIVGDGPERTALEELAERIGVAPRVRFTGWRNDARPCLAASDVCVLPSRLEPLGNVILEGWSQGKPVVASNSGGPLWLIREGQNGLLFETGEPEDCARAIRQVLDDRGLATHLAAGGQASLQGGFSEEAVIATYKRVLSGAEPQAAAA, via the coding sequence ATGAAAGTCCTACACTACCATTTCGGCAAAGAAGGGGGCGCCGAGGCGTTCTTTTGCCACCTGGTGCGCGGCCTCGCCGACAGCGGCGTCGAGCAGAAGGTCGTGATCCGCCCAGGCCGGTCGTGGCGCGACAAGGTTGCCGGCTCCGCTGAGATCCTCGCCGAGAGCAACTTCCGGAATCTCTCGCTCGACCGCTGGACCGTGCCGCGGCGCATCCAACGGGTGATCCGCGACTGGCGTCCCGACGCCGTGCTCGCCTGGATGGCTCGCGCCGGGCACCTGCTGCCCGTCGACGCGGGCGGCGCCTTGCGGCTCGGCCGGCTGGGAGACTACCCCGACCGGCTCACCCAGTTCGAACGCGCCGACAAACTGATCTGCAACGCCCCCGGCATCATCGACCGGGTGCGCGACCTCGGCTGGACCAAGCCGGTCGAGCTGGTCACGAACTTCACTTCGACCGAGCGTGTCGATCCGATCGACCGCGCCGAGCTCGATACGCCTGCGGGCGCCCCGGTCGTCTGCAGCGTCGGCCGGCTCGTGCCGCGCAAGGGCTTCCACTGGCTGATCGAGGCGATCGCCCACGTGCCGGAAGCCTTCCTTTGGATCGTTGGCGACGGCCCCGAGCGCACGGCGCTCGAGGAGCTGGCCGAGCGGATCGGCGTCGCCCCGCGGGTCCGGTTCACCGGCTGGCGCAACGACGCCCGCCCCTGCCTGGCGGCGAGTGATGTCTGCGTGCTCCCCTCGCGGCTCGAGCCGCTGGGCAACGTGATCCTCGAGGGCTGGTCGCAGGGCAAGCCGGTCGTCGCCTCCAACAGCGGCGGGCCGCTGTGGCTCATCCGCGAGGGGCAGAACGGCCTGCTGTTCGAGACCGGCGAACCGGAAGACTGCGCACGGGCGATCCGTCAGGTGCTCGACGACCGCGGGCTGGCGACCCACCTGGCCGCCGGCGGCCAAGCCAGCCTGCAAGGCGGGTTCTCCGAGGAAGCGGTGATCGCCACTTACAAACGCGTGCTCAGCGGCGCCGAGCCGCAGGCCGCGGCCGCTTGA
- the zwf gene encoding glucose-6-phosphate dehydrogenase, which translates to MPHTFVIFGASGDLTSRKLIPALYNLRRKGRLPEDAKIVGVSRTPFSHEDWRKELTETTAKFTGDLFDAALWEEFSQSIYYQPGDIGQDEDFAKLAAFLDELEGGEPSTRVYYLSTAPRFYGQACERLGKAGLADETNGERRVVIEKPFGTDGASARELNKTVHCAFDEHQVYRIDHYLGKETVQNLMVLRFANTIFEPVWNRNYIDHVQITVAEEVEVGKRAGYYDSAGVVRDMFQNHILQLLMITAMEAPIRYAADPVRDEKVKVLQAVRTMSADEVKTSTMRGQYRGYTAEEGVDARSRTATFAAMKLSIDNWRWQGVPFYLRSGKAMSCRTTQIVIQFREPPHMLFDDGPRSVSEANRLVIQVQPNEGIQMHFETKVPDQGMKMRQTDLDFNYQREFRGTMPEAYERLLLDALEGDASLFARADEVEAAWAICDPILHAWAERDRPTLYMYDPGFWGPEESTEWMYQEGRQWFDICPVIK; encoded by the coding sequence ATGCCCCACACGTTTGTCATCTTCGGCGCCTCCGGCGACCTCACCAGCCGCAAGCTGATCCCCGCGCTCTACAACCTGCGGCGCAAGGGGCGGCTGCCGGAGGACGCCAAGATCGTCGGCGTGAGCCGCACGCCCTTCTCGCACGAGGATTGGCGCAAGGAGCTCACCGAGACCACCGCAAAGTTTACCGGCGACCTGTTCGACGCCGCCCTCTGGGAAGAGTTCTCGCAGAGCATCTACTACCAGCCGGGCGACATCGGCCAGGACGAGGATTTCGCGAAGCTCGCCGCTTTCCTCGACGAGCTCGAAGGGGGCGAGCCTTCGACGCGCGTCTATTACCTGTCGACCGCGCCGCGGTTCTACGGGCAGGCGTGCGAGCGGTTGGGCAAGGCGGGCTTGGCCGACGAGACGAACGGCGAGCGCCGCGTCGTGATCGAGAAGCCGTTCGGCACCGACGGCGCCTCGGCCCGCGAGCTGAACAAGACCGTCCACTGCGCGTTCGACGAGCACCAGGTCTACCGCATCGACCACTACCTCGGCAAAGAGACGGTGCAGAACCTGATGGTGCTGCGGTTCGCCAACACCATCTTCGAGCCGGTCTGGAACCGCAACTACATCGACCACGTGCAGATCACCGTGGCCGAGGAGGTGGAGGTCGGCAAGCGGGCCGGCTACTACGACTCGGCCGGCGTGGTGCGCGACATGTTCCAGAACCACATCTTGCAGCTGCTGATGATCACGGCGATGGAGGCCCCCATCCGCTACGCCGCCGACCCGGTGCGCGACGAGAAGGTGAAAGTGCTGCAGGCGGTCCGCACGATGTCGGCCGACGAGGTGAAGACCAGCACGATGCGCGGCCAGTACCGCGGCTACACCGCGGAGGAAGGGGTCGACGCCCGCAGCCGCACGGCGACGTTCGCCGCGATGAAGCTGTCGATCGACAACTGGCGTTGGCAGGGCGTGCCGTTCTACCTCAGGAGCGGCAAGGCGATGAGCTGCCGCACGACGCAGATCGTGATCCAGTTCCGCGAGCCGCCGCACATGCTGTTCGACGACGGCCCGCGCAGCGTGTCCGAGGCGAACCGGCTCGTGATCCAGGTGCAGCCGAACGAGGGGATCCAGATGCACTTCGAGACCAAAGTGCCCGACCAGGGCATGAAGATGCGTCAGACCGACCTCGACTTCAACTACCAGCGCGAGTTTCGCGGCACGATGCCCGAGGCGTACGAACGGCTGCTGCTCGACGCGCTCGAGGGCGACGCGAGCCTGTTCGCACGCGCCGACGAGGTCGAGGCCGCCTGGGCGATCTGCGACCCGATCCTTCATGCCTGGGCCGAACGCGACCGCCCGACGCTCTACATGTACGACCCCGGCTTCTGGGGTCCGGAAGAGAGCACCGAGTGGATGTACCAAGAAGGCCGGCAGTGGTTTGATATCTGCCCGGTGATTAAGTGA
- a CDS encoding FkbM family methyltransferase codes for MSTAHASHDLSSSTSTPLGVASTGGPHLPRQRLKDQFWVKAIKWRLYKRRFGHAGWSTRYLFDKMVRQLTPADTVIDCGANVGLFTRMLAERGSTVHAFEPDPYSFSRLKQNTSDLPNVVLHNAAVGTCEGSIKLYRKPGFDDSPESASLSSSVFADKVNIDPNSYVEVQQIDFLAFMKELGSRVAILKIDIEGAEVPLLEAMLEDGSLQLSDATFVETHESRVPELADRTAALRRLAETDDWHGLLHLDWE; via the coding sequence GTGAGCACCGCCCACGCCAGCCACGATCTATCGTCCAGCACCAGCACGCCCTTGGGCGTCGCCTCGACCGGCGGGCCTCACTTGCCGCGCCAACGGCTCAAGGACCAGTTCTGGGTCAAGGCGATCAAATGGCGGCTCTACAAGCGACGGTTCGGCCACGCCGGCTGGTCCACCCGCTACCTGTTCGACAAGATGGTCCGCCAGCTGACGCCGGCCGACACGGTGATCGACTGCGGCGCCAACGTGGGGCTGTTCACCCGCATGCTCGCCGAGCGCGGCTCGACCGTGCACGCGTTCGAGCCCGATCCGTACTCGTTCTCGCGGCTCAAGCAGAACACGTCCGACCTGCCGAACGTGGTGCTGCACAACGCGGCCGTGGGCACGTGTGAGGGCTCGATCAAGCTCTACCGCAAGCCGGGGTTCGATGACTCGCCCGAGTCGGCGTCGCTCAGCTCGTCGGTCTTCGCCGACAAGGTGAACATCGACCCCAACAGCTACGTCGAGGTCCAGCAGATCGACTTCTTGGCGTTTATGAAGGAGCTCGGTTCGCGGGTGGCGATCCTCAAGATCGACATCGAGGGCGCCGAGGTGCCGCTGCTGGAGGCGATGCTAGAAGACGGCTCGCTCCAGCTCAGCGACGCGACGTTCGTCGAGACGCACGAGAGCCGTGTGCCCGAGCTGGCCGACCGGACCGCCGCGCTCAGGCGGCTGGCCGAGACCGACGACTGGCACGGGCTGCTGCACCTGGACTGGGAGTGA
- a CDS encoding riboflavin synthase, producing the protein MFTGLVQSLAEVVAIEPEGPGVRLTVRDRAIAEAVALGDSVSVNGCCLTVVAREGVDMAFQAGEETLSRTTLGELKAGDRVNLEPSLRAGDQLGGHYVAGHVDCVGVVDAREEDSEWAKFYFQVPAEQIRQMASKGSVAVDGVSLTLVDVEDNKEGGRFSVALIPHTLGATTIGARGVGDRVNIETDLLAKYVERQLAAR; encoded by the coding sequence ATGTTCACCGGCCTTGTTCAATCACTCGCCGAAGTCGTCGCCATCGAGCCCGAGGGGCCCGGTGTGCGCCTCACGGTGCGCGATCGGGCGATCGCCGAGGCGGTCGCGCTGGGCGACAGCGTTAGTGTGAACGGTTGCTGCCTGACGGTGGTCGCCCGCGAGGGCGTGGACATGGCGTTCCAGGCGGGCGAGGAGACGCTCTCCCGCACCACGCTCGGCGAGCTGAAGGCGGGCGACCGGGTCAATCTCGAGCCGTCGCTGCGGGCCGGCGACCAGCTTGGCGGGCATTACGTGGCGGGGCATGTCGACTGTGTCGGCGTGGTCGACGCCCGCGAGGAAGACAGCGAGTGGGCCAAGTTTTACTTCCAGGTCCCCGCCGAGCAGATCCGCCAGATGGCGAGCAAGGGCTCGGTGGCGGTCGACGGCGTGAGCCTCACGCTGGTCGATGTGGAAGACAACAAGGAGGGGGGCCGCTTCTCCGTCGCCCTGATCCCCCACACCCTGGGCGCCACGACCATCGGCGCCCGCGGGGTCGGCGACCGGGTGAACATCGAGACCGACCTGCTGGCGAAGTACGTCGAGCGCCAGCTCGCGGCCCGGTAG
- a CDS encoding metallophosphoesterase, producing MNSSLRCFALLLLAVTPAWGHENHADESHDHAGPDTEAREIGAREIGSALALPTFDGPKPWSDKPVLSDEGRFQIAIMTDRTGGHRPGVWMQAVRKLNMLRPEFVVSVGDLIEGYTDDRDRALAEWREFLGFIDRLEMKFFFVAGNHDVTNPMLHKLWRERFGKEWYSFDYRGVHFLCLSSEDPTPQHLSDEQVAFVRSDLDQHADASHTLVFLHKPLWTYAERDLAGGGPDRTNWKKVEALLAGRPHTVFSGHVHHYVQYERNGGSNYYSLATTGGGSQLRGDDYGEFDHVTWLTMQGGRPHVVNLRLEGILPHDVVTEESANTFRGFLADTAVEVAPILLTSEEQFTEGDLHLRLVNDFGETVELEGEFDGLPLKGLTVDPQKIRMSVGPTGVAEKSVRLRFEEPMDLDRLSMVTFVAKTKTLSDNPLRAERLVPVLIDRKHTAWALTETPKIDGELGDWRPLTGGKALPFRSRDNALVLDAPEHWQGPTDGSFAFAAAHDEKRLYFAGEVTDERLTEGDRLEFIVDGRPLARRLESHWLYKEVRLSVAPVGDGERVEASARRGDKKPIEGVEGAGHKTEQGYAFEASLPIEVLSERSGDDAWRGFQLAVVLHDVDDRGEVASRVLWRGSPSVDSTNTGYGQFLLD from the coding sequence GTGAATTCATCGCTCCGCTGCTTTGCGCTGTTGCTGCTCGCCGTCACCCCCGCGTGGGGCCACGAGAACCACGCCGACGAAAGCCACGACCACGCCGGCCCCGACACTGAGGCACGCGAAATCGGGGCACGCGAAATCGGGTCCGCCCTGGCGCTCCCCACGTTCGATGGCCCCAAGCCGTGGTCCGACAAGCCGGTCCTCAGCGACGAGGGGCGGTTCCAGATCGCCATCATGACCGACCGCACCGGCGGCCACCGGCCGGGGGTTTGGATGCAAGCGGTGCGCAAGCTCAACATGCTCCGACCGGAGTTCGTTGTTTCAGTGGGCGACCTGATCGAGGGATACACCGACGACCGCGACCGGGCGCTGGCCGAGTGGCGCGAGTTCCTCGGGTTCATCGACCGGCTGGAGATGAAGTTCTTCTTCGTCGCCGGCAACCACGACGTCACCAACCCGATGCTCCACAAGCTGTGGCGCGAACGGTTCGGCAAGGAGTGGTACTCGTTCGATTACCGTGGGGTCCACTTTCTCTGTCTCAGCAGCGAGGACCCCACGCCGCAGCACCTGAGCGACGAGCAGGTCGCTTTCGTTCGCAGCGACCTCGACCAGCACGCCGACGCCAGCCACACGCTGGTGTTCCTGCACAAGCCGCTGTGGACTTACGCCGAGCGCGATCTGGCCGGCGGCGGCCCGGACCGCACGAACTGGAAGAAAGTCGAGGCGCTGCTCGCCGGCAGGCCGCACACGGTCTTCTCCGGCCACGTGCACCACTACGTGCAGTACGAGCGTAACGGCGGCAGCAACTACTACTCGCTCGCCACGACCGGCGGCGGCTCGCAGCTGCGCGGCGACGACTACGGCGAGTTCGACCACGTCACGTGGCTCACGATGCAAGGGGGCCGCCCGCACGTGGTGAACCTGCGGCTCGAAGGCATCCTGCCGCACGACGTGGTGACCGAGGAGAGCGCCAACACGTTCCGCGGCTTCTTGGCGGACACGGCGGTCGAGGTCGCCCCGATTCTCCTCACCAGCGAGGAGCAATTCACCGAGGGCGACTTGCACCTGCGACTCGTGAACGACTTCGGCGAGACGGTCGAGCTCGAGGGCGAGTTCGACGGGCTGCCGCTCAAGGGGCTCACGGTCGACCCGCAGAAGATCCGCATGTCGGTCGGCCCGACCGGCGTGGCCGAGAAATCGGTCCGTTTGCGTTTCGAGGAGCCGATGGACCTTGACCGGCTGTCGATGGTGACCTTCGTCGCCAAGACCAAGACCCTGTCGGACAACCCGCTGCGGGCCGAGCGGCTCGTGCCGGTGTTGATCGACCGCAAGCACACGGCCTGGGCATTGACGGAGACTCCCAAGATCGACGGCGAGCTGGGCGATTGGCGCCCGCTGACCGGCGGCAAGGCCTTGCCGTTCCGCAGCCGCGACAACGCGCTGGTGCTCGACGCGCCGGAGCATTGGCAGGGGCCCACCGACGGATCATTCGCCTTCGCCGCCGCTCACGACGAGAAGCGTCTCTACTTCGCCGGCGAGGTGACCGACGAGCGCCTGACCGAGGGAGACCGCCTGGAGTTCATTGTCGACGGCCGCCCGCTGGCGAGGCGTCTGGAAAGCCACTGGCTCTACAAAGAGGTGCGGCTGAGCGTCGCCCCGGTGGGAGACGGCGAGCGTGTCGAGGCCTCGGCCCGACGCGGCGATAAGAAGCCGATCGAAGGCGTCGAGGGCGCCGGCCACAAGACGGAGCAGGGCTACGCATTCGAGGCGTCGCTGCCGATCGAGGTCTTGAGCGAACGCTCGGGCGACGACGCGTGGCGAGGGTTCCAGCTCGCCGTGGTGCTGCACGACGTGGACGACCGCGGCGAGGTCGCCTCGAGGGTCCTGTGGCGTGGTTCGCCGTCGGTCGACAGCACGAACACCGGCTACGGCCAGTTCCTGTTGGACTGA